The proteins below are encoded in one region of Metabacillus dongyingensis:
- a CDS encoding ATP-dependent nuclease: protein MVKYKRRRDMIKALDLENRIIKNGKLEGLQKLNVFIGKNNSGKSTILRLMREIDRYYIGIEFDLYAMNNWVQSVIDKERYKVPKEKLHSFDNSIDIFLSFIENAFNGFQKSIWFIKDIEDLCKLLLDTIMTHMGHNDCLNYFYEIVEELNDHKDKFFIIEEKNQAIALIPAKRNLEYMKKVGDLSSPKTSGEFILDNLFHFKTQLTTSQLYIEYIKIKEQFTEVSCGYDFDVIKDDKNILKLYFTNPTGEWLSADKCGLGLHDLLIILFFANNSHYNIILIDEVEAHLHSDMQRRLLSVLREKTAKQYFMTTHSNVFLDSNFVNRVFHVSFDDKITIADATSKSEILNDLGFSITDNLTSDLIILTEGPTDKGVIEEFLVKMGLMQRFNIKTWPLGGDIMDKVDLSVFRDSYNIIALIDSDPGSKTVRDRFMRKCNETDISVHKLERYAIENYFTVDALRAVFKGQISKQITLIDPSIKLEEQIGINSKKNNRKIASKMSLEDIKGTDFYSFLEKVEELVYSTN from the coding sequence ATGGTAAAATATAAAAGGAGAAGAGATATGATAAAAGCCCTAGATTTAGAGAACAGGATAATTAAAAACGGTAAATTAGAAGGGTTACAAAAACTAAATGTCTTTATTGGTAAGAATAATTCAGGCAAATCTACTATTTTAAGGTTAATGAGAGAAATTGATAGGTATTACATAGGAATTGAGTTTGATTTATACGCTATGAATAATTGGGTTCAGTCTGTAATAGATAAAGAAAGATATAAAGTACCAAAAGAGAAATTACATAGTTTTGATAATTCTATTGATATATTCCTTTCTTTCATTGAAAATGCATTTAATGGGTTTCAAAAAAGTATATGGTTTATTAAGGATATAGAAGATTTATGCAAGTTATTATTAGATACAATAATGACACACATGGGACACAACGATTGCTTAAATTATTTTTATGAAATAGTTGAGGAATTAAACGATCATAAGGATAAGTTTTTTATTATTGAAGAAAAAAATCAAGCAATAGCATTGATACCTGCCAAGAGGAATCTTGAATACATGAAAAAGGTGGGAGATTTGTCCAGTCCAAAGACATCTGGTGAATTTATTCTAGATAATCTATTTCACTTTAAGACACAGCTAACTACCTCACAGCTATATATAGAATACATAAAAATTAAAGAGCAATTTACGGAAGTGTCCTGTGGATATGACTTTGATGTAATAAAAGACGATAAAAATATTTTAAAATTATACTTTACCAATCCAACAGGAGAGTGGTTAAGTGCTGATAAATGCGGTTTAGGCTTGCACGACCTATTAATTATTCTCTTTTTTGCTAACAATAGCCATTATAACATAATATTAATAGATGAAGTTGAAGCTCATTTACATTCTGATATGCAAAGAAGGCTTTTAAGTGTTTTAAGGGAAAAAACAGCTAAGCAGTATTTTATGACTACACACTCTAATGTCTTCTTAGATAGCAATTTTGTAAACAGGGTTTTTCATGTATCGTTTGATGACAAAATAACTATTGCAGATGCAACAAGCAAGAGTGAGATATTGAATGACTTAGGTTTTTCCATAACAGACAATTTAACTTCAGACTTAATAATTTTAACCGAAGGCCCTACTGATAAAGGTGTAATAGAGGAATTCTTAGTTAAAATGGGCTTAATGCAACGCTTTAATATAAAAACTTGGCCATTGGGCGGTGATATTATGGATAAAGTAGATTTAAGTGTCTTTAGAGACAGCTACAATATAATTGCATTAATTGATTCTGATCCAGGGAGCAAGACTGTAAGAGATAGATTTATGAGAAAATGTAATGAAACTGATATTTCAGTTCATAAATTGGAAAGGTACGCAATAGAAAATTATTTTACTGTAGATGCACTAAGGGCTGTTTTTAAAGGGCAAATTAGTAAACAGATAACATTAATTGACCCGAGTATAAAGTTAGAAGAACAAATAGGAATAAATTCTAAGAAAAATAATAGAAAGATAGCTAGCAAAATGTCATTGGAGGATATAAAAGGAACAGATTTTTATTCATTTCTAGAGAAAGTAGAGGAACTGGTTTATTCAACCAATTGA